The Treponema sp. Marseille-Q3903 genomic interval TCTTGAGGAAAAGACTCTATGACAATACAAGAATTCGAGAATAAATATTGGTACATGAGTGAACTCAAAGCATTAGCAAAATCGCTTGAAATTCCTTTTGATTCAAAAACACGAAAGGATCAGCTTGAACAGATGATTATTCAGTTTTTGGAAACCGGAACGGTGAATAAAAAGAATTGTTATCGGAGTAAAAGCCGGAATAAAGACATATTGAATAGTCATACTTATGTTGAAAATTTTAGCAACAAAAAAGAAACATGGGAATTCATACATAGTGAAATCGATAAACGGATGCCGGGATTACAACCGAAATCAGGAGCAAAATATTGGCTTAATCGATGGATTGAAAATAAACTTTCTCATGGCGAAAAAATAACTTATAACGATGTCATTTGTGAATACATTCGGCTAAACAAAACTGAAGGAAAGCTTCCCCAAATTCCATCCTGTAAATTTAATAACTTCATCAGTGATTATCTGGCAAATGAAAAAAATGCAACAAGAGAAGAGGCTTTGGAAGCATGGAATAAGCTAAAAGCTATGAAGGCAAAAAAAGATTATATAACGTGGAAAAAGAATAAGCATTTATAGCAAATTTCATCTAAAATTGCTTTAATCGGACAACAGCGGTACGCTCCGTTATAGGTTCAGCGAATATTAGACGGATTACCCAGCATTCAACTTTTTTCCTTATTAAAATTTGATTTGTGCGGTTTATTATCCGTGATGTTTTTGTTGGGGGGACTGATTCAGACTGAAAATAATTTTAGGAGGTTTTTATGTTTATTGAAATTAAACCTTATGAACAAGAAACTTTAGCGATACGTTTTAAAGCAGGCAGAGAAGATTTTTCTAAAATCTTGCAAGCGATAAAAAAAAGTACCGAACAGAGCTTGGGTTCCGGAGCGGTGCATTTGGACTATCCCCGCTGATCGTAATTCTTGTGATATTTTATTGAATAGTATTTATAGTGAGGGTTTTTGCCGTGCGGATTCCGATTTTATCGAGAAAATTTGTGAAGGCGCTGATAGCGATCCTCATGATGCTATAGGCTTGAATACAGGAATGATTGAGGAAAGTAATCTGCCTACTGCACCGGATATTCAGGATATTTTAAGAAAACTGGATGCAGTGATTACTGCAAAACACTACAGCAAACGTACACGGGAAGCATACAGCTATTGGATAAGCCGCTTTATACGAGAACATCAAAATAAAAATTTTAAAACATTTTCCGCTGCAGAGATAAATTCCTTTGTGAGCCGTCTTGCAATAAAAGAAAAGGTTGCCGCTTCAAGTCAAAATCAAGCCCTTGCCGCTCTTTTGTTTCTGTATAAAAACATATTAGGTTTAACTATACAAAGTCCCGAGAATATCATCCGTGCTAAAAAGTCTAAGAAGCTGCCTGCTGTACTGAGCCGTGAGGAAACGGCAAAGATATTCTCTTTGTTGCCTGAAAACGATTATGGTCTTTTTATCCGCTTGCTCTATGGAACGGGAATGAGGCTGATGGAAGGCTTGCAATTACGGGTACAAGATATTGATTTTGATAAAAATGAAATTACGGTACACTGCGGAAAGGGCGCAAAAGACCGTAAAACGGTGCTGCCGGTATCTCTAAAATTTCCGCTGCAAAAACATTTGGAAACAGTCCGCCGCATCCATGAGGCAGACTGCAAGGACGGTTTCGGCTCGGTATCACTTCCCGCTGCCCTTGCGAAAAAATATCCCAATGCCGGTAAAACTTGGGCATGGCAGTGGGTGTTTCCCCAAGTACGCCGATGGCAAAATAATAAGACAGGCGAGCAGGGGCGGTACCATATTGATCCTTCGGTTATTCAGCGCACCCTGCATGAAGCTGTTTTACGGTCGGGTATTCCGAAGCCGATCGGCTGCCACACATTCCGCCACTCATTTGCAACACATCTACTGGAATCCGGTTACGATATCCGCACCATACAAGAGCTTCTTGGGCACAGCGATGTTTCAACCACTATGGTTTACACCCACGTCCTCAACCGTGGTGGTCTCGGCGTTCAAAGCCCTATCGACCGAATGTGATTCGCCTTTATCCCATTTAGTGAAGATAGGCCTAATCTGGCTGTTGATGATGCGTGCAGGTTGCTATTATGGTAGAAAGATGAAGCTGCTTGGTGAGGTGTCAGTTTAGATTGAAAATGCGTAGTTTTTATGGTATTATGAGGAAGGGTCGAAAAGAGGTTAGGCGGACGGCTCTACTAGAGCCGCTTTAGGATAGGAGAATCTATGGCACGGGCAAGAAATAAAGATGATTTACTGAAATTCGCTATGGAAAATTATTCAAAATTGATGGATATTATTTCTAAAATGACTGAAAATCAAATGAACACGCTTTTTGATTTCTCCGGCGATAAAAGTAAAAAAGAAGCTCATTGGAATCGTGATAAAAATGTTAGAGATGTTTTAATTCATTTGTATGAATGGCATCAACTTATGCTGAAATTCATAGAAAATAATGCTGATGGAAAAAGTAACATTCCGTTTTTGCCGCCTGAGTATTCTTGGAAAACCTATGGTGCAATGAATGTTATGTTTTGGAATAGGCATCAGAATACAAGCCTTGAAAGAGCAAAAGCAATGCTTGCAGAAAGTCATGAAAAAGTTCTTGCATTGGCTGATAAATACTCAAATGAAGAACTTTTTACAAAAAAATATTTTTCATGGACGGGAACAACCGATTTAGGCTCCTATTTTGTAAGTACGACTTCAAGTCATTATGATTGGGCTATTAAAAAGATAAAATTGCATTGTAAAAAAATTGTATAAAAACTAGACTATACGCTAGAAATTTGCTGAAGCTCGCAGAGCTGCGATACATCCCTATCATTTTTTATAGTAGAAAAATTATCAGAATAATAGTATAATTATGAACTGCAAGGAGGTCGTCGATGATAGAAACAGCTCTTAAAAAAAAAGCGATGGATTATTTTGCAATGCTTGATAATGAACAGGCACAGATGGTTATTTCATACATAGAAACAATTGAATTGCCCTCTGAAAAACAAAATCGTACTCTTGCCGACCTAAAGGGTAAAATTCAGTTTGCTGATGGATATGATTATAAAGCAATGCGGAGTTCTTAATGGTTTTAGTAGATACTTCTGTGCTGATCAATTTTTTTCGTGGCAAGGAAACTGTTGGAACGGCATATTTTGAAAAATTGCTTGAGGAACAAAAACATTTTTGTATCAATGAATTTATTTATCAAGAGCTTCTGCAAGGTTCAAAAGACGAGAAAGAATTTGCTGTTTTGAAATCTTATTTAATGGATGTACCGTTATATTCGCTAAAACGCGGTATTCAATCCTTTGAAAATGCTGCTCTGTTGAATTTCCGTTGTCGTAGAAAAGGTGTTACAATTCGCAGTACGGTAGATTTGCTGATTGCAGAAACTGCGATTGAAAATAATATTCCGCTTCTTCACGATGATGACGATTTTACAAGTATGGCTCGAATTATTACAGAGTTAAAGTTGGTTGTGTAGATGATAACGCCTAACATCCGCTTCAACACTGACATTGCGGACAAGCCGCAAATGCAGGTTAAGCGAATGTTAGACCGATGCCTTACGGCACGATAAACTGTAACTTTAAAAAATAAAGGATGTAATTTTGATGAATATATAAATGCTATTGCTTTTATACATTCGTTATCTGTTATTCAGAATACCAAAAGAAGAGTTAAAGGCAATGAATGAAAAAGAAATAATGTCAGAGCTGAATAATTCGACTAAACAAAAAGAAAAATGGAATACATCCATTGACAATGTAGTATTGATACTCAAAAATACCAATTCTAAAGAAATAAAAGCAAAATCATTGTGGTTGCTTGGTGAAATGGGATTACAAAATTCTTCACAGATACAAGACCATATACAAATAATCGCCAGTTTTCTAAATGATAAAGAACCTAAATTAAGAGCAAAGGCGGTCAATGCTTTAGGAAGAATTGGAAGAACTAACCATTTATTAGTAATGCCTTATTGGGATGATATGATGGATATGAAAAATGATGAATCATCGGATGTCAGAATGTGTTTTATATGGGCTTGTGAAAATATTGCAACAAATTCCCCCGACTTATATAGCAATTATATGGATATTTTTTTAGAATTGATAAGTGATAAAAATGACAGAGTTCGTATAGAGGCTCCTGAAATGTTTAGAGTTATAGGAAAAAGAAAGCCAAAATATGTAGAACCCTATTTGGACAAATTACAATGGTTCGCTGATAATGATTTACATCGAGTTGTTCGCATTCATTCAGCAGGTGCTGTTAGAGTTACAAAAAAAGCATTGGAAGCAACTAAAAATATTAATGAATAAAAATAGCAGATAAGATAGTGTAAAAACAATGCCGTGTAATTTTTTTCTAATTGAAAAATTAACACCTTTGTCTATGCAAAGGTAACACTGTTTTTACACTCAAGATGTTAAGGAAAACAAAATTTTTATCTAAGGATTTTAGAACTTGTTAAGAAAATCAACAAAATAAAAGTCCGTCGAACTGTTTGGTATTTATAATATAAAAAGATTACGTTATATAAAATTTATCCATATAGTAAAATCTTAGTTTTTTTTATTTATGAATGTATAGTGAGAAAAAGCAAAATAAAGTAAGATGTAAAAGCATAATTGTTAATATAAATGATATAATTAAGATAAAAGCGTCTAACACGCAGTTCAAGACTGACAAAACCCGCTCTGAAGAGCGGCCGGCTAGACGCCGGTACGTTTTGCAGCTTAACTGCATGTTAGGTTGATGGCGCACTGCGCCACTTGCTGTCAGTAAGGTAAATCTTCCGACAGGTTTTCTCCAAAAAAGGAAATAAAATCTTAGGAGGATTTTATGAGAAAACTATTTTTAGATCTTGCAATTTTAGCAAGTATTTTTTTTACAAGTTGTGCTACTAGATTAGGAACATTCACTGTGATATCGACCAAAAACATTGAGTGGAGTAGAGCAAATGAATATCAAAAAAATAGCAATAGAGTTCTTGGCGAAGATGTTTACCATATAGTTGTATTCATTCCAACAAAAGGGAATATAACTATTGAAGATGCAGTCGATAATGCTTTAGGAAAAGTGCCTGGAGCTGTTGCTTTGGTTGATGTAGTTTTGCGTTCAGAGTCCTTTTATATTCCATATGTCTATGGGAAAAATGCATTTATAGTTGAGGGAAGTGTTTTAATTGATCCTAAGTTGGTCGCAAATGATGATAGTAATGAAACAATATACTATCAAGGGTATTATGATAAAAACAAGGAGTTTAAGCTATCAAAAATTGAAAAAACTCAGTTTAATAGTATTCAAAAAGATATAGCCCAAAAAGCGTTAAATTAATATTTAGCCAAGTTAATCTTGACTGAATATTTTATACGGCGGGGTAACCCGCCGTTTTTTATAATATACTTGTAAATATACTTGATTTTTGTAATAAAATGTTTTATATTTGTATATAAGAGGTGCGAATATGCCGCAATTATCCTTGTATGTTACGCAAGAGCAGCTTCTCAAAATTGAAAACGAAGCACATGCAGAAAAAATGTCGCTTTCCAAATGGGTTGTAAGCAAAATTATGGAAAGAATAGAACCTCATTATCCGGAAGGCTGGGCTGATTTGTTCGGTTCTGTTTCTGATTCGTCATTCACCAGACCTGAACAGCTAAAATATGAAAAGCGAGAGGCTTTTTAATGTATTTTCTAGACACAAACACTTGCATTTACTTTATGAATGGAAAATTTCCGTCTGTTCGAGAAAGATTCTTGTCAGTTTCACCAAAAGAGATAAAAATTTCTTCAGTAGTAAAAGGAGAGCTTTTGCTGGGTGCATTTAAAAGCCGAACAAGAGAACAGACTACGGAAAAAGTGGAAAAATTTTTAAAGCCGTTTGAAATTGTGGATTTTACAGACAAAATGTCTTACGACTATGCAGAAATCCGAAAAGATTTGGAGCATGCAGGTACACTGATAGGTGCAAATGATTTGCTTATTGCCGCCGCCGCACTGCATGAAAAAGCCACTCTTATTACTCACAATACGAATGAATTTTCAAGAGTAACCGATTTGAAAATTGAAGATTGGGTAGAAGAATGAAAACCTAACACCGTTTTCAAAGCCGACAAATGGGACGACGCCCATTTGCGGTTTAAAACAATGTTAGGCGGACAGCCCACTGGGCTGCTTATTGTTAATAAGAAAATCCTCCAACAAATTTCTCAAAAAAAATTAAAATCTTAGGAGGATTTTATGAAAAAAATATTCTTAGCCTTTTTATTTTGTTTAATATCTGTACATGTATTTGCTCAAGTATCTGAAGCAGATAAAATCAATAATGAATATTATGGTTTGAAATGGGGATGCAGTGTAAAAGATTTGAAAGCAAAATATCCTGAAGCCTATTCTAATGGAACAAATGATAATGGAGATGAACTATATTATTTAGATACAAATGGTGCGACACGAATTTTCTTTTTTGGAAATGGGAAACTCTATATCGGTCGAATAGCTTATACTGATTGTACCGATGAAAAAGTAATGGGGCTTATGAAAAAAATCACAAATACTTATGGAAAATTTGATGATTCAAATAAAGGATCACAAAATGGAAATGAATACATCAATTTTATAAAATATTTTTCTCCCAAAATTGAAATTGATTTTCAATTACTAAGTGTAAAAAACAGCTATGGATATAATATTTCACAAGTTGTTATGATTACTTATACAAACAATGAGCTTTCCGCCCAAATAGCAAGAGAACGCATTTCTAAAATGCAGGAGGATTTAGAGTTATAAAACTAACTGTAAAAATCAAGCCAAGTCATGCTTGTCTTGATTTTTATTTGATAGAATGTAACATAAACTATTAATTGGAGTATAAAATGGAAACTCAGAAGAATAAAAATGGGAAAAAAGGAATTGTTGTATTATTAGTTGCTGCAATAATGGCATTTATATATTTTTTTACTGGCTTTTTCGTTGTACAGCCAATAGGAGCAATTCCAGAAGGAGTAACTATTTGGTATTTTAGGAAAAATATCAATTTACCATTTATATCGTCTCCTGATGGAATAATGTTGGAAAAAGAAGGTCATGTAAATTTACTTGGAAGAGCGATCGTACTTTCTTCTGTCATGGATTCCTTAGAAGGAAAAAGAATTTGTAATCTACCATATCAAAAATGGATGTATAAAATATCAACTAAAGGTCAGGAATTTGAAAAATAAAATTTGAATCAAATTCTATTAAAACAGAAATAGTAAATCTGTAAGAACTATCTTCGCCTAACAAAGGTTCGTAGCCGACAGGCAGTCAAGCTGCCTGCGGTACAACCAATTGTTATGTGTACAAAGTCAGTGGCGGCGTTTGATTATCTATTGAATTATGGAAAAAAAATAAAATTGTTTTATCAGTAATTGTATTTTTTATTGCCTTATTGT includes:
- a CDS encoding SAP domain-containing protein, encoding MTIQEFENKYWYMSELKALAKSLEIPFDSKTRKDQLEQMIIQFLETGTVNKKNCYRSKSRNKDILNSHTYVENFSNKKETWEFIHSEIDKRMPGLQPKSGAKYWLNRWIENKLSHGEKITYNDVICEYIRLNKTEGKLPQIPSCKFNNFISDYLANEKNATREEALEAWNKLKAMKAKKDYITWKKNKHL
- a CDS encoding ClbS/DfsB family four-helix bundle protein; the protein is MARARNKDDLLKFAMENYSKLMDIISKMTENQMNTLFDFSGDKSKKEAHWNRDKNVRDVLIHLYEWHQLMLKFIENNADGKSNIPFLPPEYSWKTYGAMNVMFWNRHQNTSLERAKAMLAESHEKVLALADKYSNEELFTKKYFSWTGTTDLGSYFVSTTSSHYDWAIKKIKLHCKKIV
- a CDS encoding PIN domain nuclease → MVLVDTSVLINFFRGKETVGTAYFEKLLEEQKHFCINEFIYQELLQGSKDEKEFAVLKSYLMDVPLYSLKRGIQSFENAALLNFRCRRKGVTIRSTVDLLIAETAIENNIPLLHDDDDFTSMARIITELKLVV
- a CDS encoding sister chromatid cohesion protein PDS5, yielding MNEKEIMSELNNSTKQKEKWNTSIDNVVLILKNTNSKEIKAKSLWLLGEMGLQNSSQIQDHIQIIASFLNDKEPKLRAKAVNALGRIGRTNHLLVMPYWDDMMDMKNDESSDVRMCFIWACENIATNSPDLYSNYMDIFLELISDKNDRVRIEAPEMFRVIGKRKPKYVEPYLDKLQWFADNDLHRVVRIHSAGAVRVTKKALEATKNINE
- a CDS encoding type II toxin-antitoxin system VapC family toxin — protein: MYFLDTNTCIYFMNGKFPSVRERFLSVSPKEIKISSVVKGELLLGAFKSRTREQTTEKVEKFLKPFEIVDFTDKMSYDYAEIRKDLEHAGTLIGANDLLIAAAALHEKATLITHNTNEFSRVTDLKIEDWVEE